In Alteromonas sp. V450, the following proteins share a genomic window:
- a CDS encoding phosphate ABC transporter substrate-binding protein, whose amino-acid sequence MKKWILAAALCCNVAFAEVAVIVHPSNTDNLDKDSISRLFLNKAKAFPSGTQAKPLALSEGEAATEEFNGKVLNKTASQLTAFWSKLVFTGKGQPPESMGSDADVVAAVASNPNAIGFIDASAVNDSVRVVATF is encoded by the coding sequence ATGAAGAAATGGATACTTGCAGCAGCATTGTGTTGCAACGTAGCTTTTGCTGAGGTAGCAGTCATCGTTCACCCTAGCAACACAGATAATCTGGATAAAGACAGTATTAGCCGGTTGTTTTTAAACAAAGCTAAAGCATTTCCTAGTGGAACCCAAGCCAAACCTCTCGCATTATCTGAAGGTGAGGCGGCAACAGAAGAATTCAACGGAAAGGTGTTGAATAAAACTGCGTCTCAGTTAACAGCATTTTGGTCAAAACTCGTGTTTACCGGAAAAGGTCAGCCACCTGAGTCAATGGGAAGCGACGCGGATGTCGTTGCTGCCGTTGCAAGCAATCCCAATGCAATTGGTTTTATCGATGCAAGCGCTGTGAATGACAGTGTGCGCGTGGTTGCGACTTTCTAA
- a CDS encoding topoisomerase IV has protein sequence MKTKIALLSLASALALPAFADIQVNGFANLIGGMTLDDDESVYGYDSDFDFEPASVFGLQVRGEVSDKLSATAQLVGRGSEDYEVDFEWAYMTYALNNNVNISAGRLRMPLFKYSASLDIGYSYHWLTPPDSVYGIDFNNIDGVRVDYTNYSGDWEYGSQLTMGKVKADTTISGTPALLELENVVALSFEATRDWFSARTLFARGKTTATNEEFDTFIGGMAQFGAVIPAAVTSASGFSVDGDTGTFFEIAMDIDKYDWFVGAEYTHTQVDNAVIADNDAWYVTAGMRFGKFTPHITYEVEEADNANQLGLVSALPSTITTGDAATDATWAAIYQGAAGIAAQQKLEVSAVTVGLRYDVEPGFAVKTDVTWYSDDLNGANDATLLKVGVNYTF, from the coding sequence ATGAAAACCAAAATAGCACTCTTATCTTTGGCGAGCGCGTTGGCACTACCTGCTTTCGCAGATATCCAAGTAAACGGTTTTGCAAACTTAATTGGTGGCATGACGTTAGACGACGATGAATCTGTATACGGTTATGACAGTGATTTTGATTTTGAGCCGGCCAGTGTATTTGGTCTGCAGGTCCGTGGTGAAGTTAGCGACAAGCTTTCAGCAACGGCGCAGCTTGTAGGTCGTGGTAGCGAAGACTACGAAGTAGATTTCGAATGGGCGTACATGACATACGCGCTCAACAATAACGTTAACATCAGCGCTGGCCGCCTTCGTATGCCGTTATTTAAATATTCTGCATCACTTGATATTGGTTACTCTTATCATTGGTTAACGCCACCTGACTCAGTATACGGCATAGATTTCAATAACATTGACGGTGTTCGTGTCGACTATACAAATTATTCTGGAGACTGGGAATACGGCAGCCAGTTAACAATGGGTAAAGTAAAAGCAGACACCACAATCTCTGGAACACCTGCATTGCTTGAGCTTGAAAACGTTGTAGCCTTATCGTTTGAAGCAACTCGTGATTGGTTCAGTGCAAGAACCTTGTTTGCACGCGGCAAAACCACTGCAACTAATGAAGAGTTCGATACGTTTATCGGCGGTATGGCACAATTTGGTGCAGTCATCCCTGCTGCAGTAACGTCTGCATCTGGTTTTAGCGTTGATGGTGATACCGGAACGTTCTTTGAAATTGCCATGGACATCGACAAGTACGATTGGTTTGTGGGCGCTGAATATACGCATACCCAAGTTGATAATGCCGTAATAGCAGACAATGATGCTTGGTATGTTACTGCTGGTATGCGCTTCGGTAAGTTTACTCCGCATATTACCTACGAAGTTGAGGAAGCCGACAACGCAAACCAACTAGGTCTTGTAAGTGCATTGCCATCAACAATCACAACAGGTGATGCAGCAACCGACGCAACTTGGGCAGCTATTTACCAAGGCGCTGCAGGCATTGCTGCGCAACAAAAACTTGAAGTGTCAGCTGTAACTGTTGGATTGCGTTATGATGTTGAGCCAGGGTTTGCCGTTAAAACTGACGTAACATGGTATTCCGATGACTTGAACGGCGCTAACGATGCTACGTTGTTGAAAGTTGGTGTTAACTACACGTTCTAA
- a CDS encoding methyl-accepting chemotaxis protein — protein MNFLKKMPIATKIFLIPGIAALSFVIYLLITVYTALNNGATLERVQEVQFPALQLSASTLVDMQKVRDTLSSAVTTGDQDTLTVAKELAEEAKNGLSKISSISPEFRAEISSISSGFDDYFKVAFDVSQSMVDGTADFSRLGELSAQMNSSYDGVIASMSRFRDAQQAAFEEAFENTDSANTSLISTGVILAIVVTVLLFATAVPIVRGIKQSIDDVVRSLKDIAQENGDLTVRIETKSEDEIGELVYWFNQFMDKLQGVVRDVVEASLPLSNLAQNLRGVTEETQRTIDVQQTSATNAKRAVDTMSGSVDGVAHSAAQAASDANEATSAASEGRQIVQQTVTSIQQLADNVRETADVIARLEADSNKVGSVLDVIKGIAEQTNLLALNAAIEAARAGEQGRGFAVVADEVRTLASRTQQSTEEIQSTIEQLQNAAHSAVEVMARGTEQASNSVETANKAGSSLETITSTIGRINQMNEQIAHNTEDQRTVAVDIVRHVDEIHERTEQTANRSGELGTMCNELADLAQHLESIAKQFRV, from the coding sequence ATGAATTTCTTAAAAAAAATGCCCATTGCGACAAAGATATTTTTAATCCCAGGGATCGCAGCGCTTAGTTTTGTTATCTATCTACTCATCACTGTTTACACTGCCCTGAATAACGGCGCAACGCTCGAGAGGGTACAAGAAGTTCAGTTTCCAGCGCTTCAGCTATCTGCATCTACGCTCGTGGACATGCAAAAAGTAAGAGACACGCTTTCAAGCGCCGTTACAACCGGTGACCAAGATACGCTGACGGTAGCTAAAGAACTTGCAGAAGAAGCCAAAAATGGGCTGTCGAAAATATCATCAATAAGCCCGGAGTTCAGAGCGGAAATTTCGAGCATTTCATCGGGTTTTGATGATTATTTTAAGGTGGCATTCGACGTGTCGCAGTCCATGGTAGATGGCACCGCTGATTTCAGCAGACTAGGTGAATTATCTGCACAAATGAATAGCTCTTACGATGGCGTTATTGCATCGATGTCACGCTTTAGAGACGCTCAACAAGCAGCATTCGAAGAAGCATTCGAGAATACCGACAGTGCTAACACCTCGTTAATTAGTACAGGTGTCATCTTAGCCATTGTTGTTACCGTGCTGTTGTTTGCCACCGCAGTGCCCATAGTTCGCGGTATCAAGCAAAGCATTGACGATGTTGTTCGTTCGCTTAAAGATATTGCACAGGAAAATGGCGACCTCACGGTAAGGATAGAGACAAAAAGCGAAGATGAAATTGGTGAGTTGGTGTATTGGTTTAACCAGTTTATGGACAAGCTACAAGGCGTTGTTCGCGATGTCGTAGAAGCAAGTTTGCCACTGTCTAATCTTGCGCAAAACTTGCGTGGTGTGACTGAAGAGACACAGCGTACTATTGATGTACAGCAAACTTCTGCAACTAACGCGAAGCGCGCGGTAGACACTATGAGTGGCTCTGTAGATGGCGTGGCACATAGCGCTGCACAAGCGGCGAGTGACGCTAACGAAGCTACGTCTGCTGCCAGCGAAGGTCGCCAAATTGTTCAGCAGACGGTTACTAGCATCCAACAGCTTGCGGACAATGTGCGTGAAACCGCTGACGTAATCGCAAGACTTGAAGCGGATTCAAATAAAGTGGGTTCCGTGCTTGATGTAATTAAGGGTATCGCTGAACAGACTAACTTGTTAGCGCTTAACGCGGCCATTGAGGCAGCGCGGGCTGGCGAACAGGGCAGGGGATTTGCGGTTGTTGCCGATGAGGTGAGAACGCTAGCGTCTCGAACACAACAGTCAACGGAAGAAATTCAAAGCACCATTGAGCAACTTCAAAACGCAGCACACTCTGCGGTTGAGGTTATGGCTCGTGGTACAGAGCAAGCGTCAAACAGTGTAGAAACTGCAAACAAGGCGGGAAGTAGCCTAGAAACGATTACTAGTACTATCGGACGCATAAACCAAATGAACGAACAAATTGCTCACAACACTGAAGATCAGCGCACGGTAGCAGTTGATATTGTACGTCACGTTGATGAGATCCACGAGCGTACCGAGCAAACCGCAAACCGTTCGGGCGAACTGGGTACAATGTGTAACGAGCTGGCTGATCTGGCGCAGCACTTAGAATCCATAGCCAAGCAATTCAGAGTATAA
- the rpoD gene encoding RNA polymerase sigma factor RpoD encodes MAQSKQSQIKLLIAKGKEQGYLTFAEVNDHLPQDIVDSDQIEDIIRMINDMGIQVSESAPDADELLMQEANADEDAAEAAAQALATVESEIGRTTDPVRMYMREMGTVELLTREGEIEIAKRIEDGINQVQCSVAEYPEAITYLLDQWDLYEAEEIRLSDIISGFVDPNDEQDLAPTATHVGSELSEEELDDEDDDEDDEDSDEDDSGVDPELARERFAELREQYLKTREVIEKKGRAHADSRAQINALSDVFKEFRLVPKQFDRMVRNMREMMDKVRIQERLVMKFCVVNAKMPKKDFIKAFAGNETSSAWLHEAVKSSAPYAADLAVNQEEIERCISKMNQVEQETGLVIADIKDINRRMSIGEAKARRAKKEMVEANLRLVISIAKKYTNRGLQFLDLIQEGNIGLMKAVDKFEYRRGYKFSTYATWWIRQAITRSIADQARTIRIPVHMIETINKLNRISRQMLQEMGREPTPEELSERMLMPEDKIRKVLKIAKEPISMETPIGDDEDSHLGDFIEDSTIIQPLDSATGGSLKDATQEVLAGLTAREAKVLRMRFGIDMNTDHTLEEVGKQFDVTRERIRQIEAKALRKLRHPSRSEQLRSFLDE; translated from the coding sequence ATGGCGCAAAGCAAGCAGTCTCAGATTAAACTCCTGATTGCAAAAGGTAAAGAGCAAGGTTACTTAACCTTTGCAGAAGTTAACGACCACCTGCCGCAAGATATTGTCGATTCTGATCAAATCGAAGACATAATCCGCATGATTAACGACATGGGAATTCAAGTCTCTGAATCAGCTCCTGATGCAGATGAACTTCTCATGCAAGAAGCGAATGCTGATGAAGATGCTGCCGAAGCAGCAGCACAAGCACTCGCGACTGTAGAAAGTGAAATTGGCCGTACGACTGACCCGGTTCGCATGTACATGCGTGAAATGGGTACGGTTGAACTTCTTACTCGTGAAGGCGAAATTGAAATCGCTAAGCGAATTGAAGATGGGATCAATCAAGTACAGTGTTCAGTTGCAGAATACCCAGAAGCCATCACGTATCTATTAGATCAGTGGGATCTTTACGAAGCTGAAGAGATTCGCTTGAGCGACATCATCTCTGGCTTTGTCGATCCTAATGATGAGCAAGACCTTGCCCCAACGGCAACTCACGTTGGTTCTGAATTATCTGAAGAAGAGTTAGATGATGAAGACGACGATGAAGATGACGAAGATAGCGATGAAGATGACAGCGGTGTAGACCCTGAATTGGCACGCGAACGTTTCGCAGAGCTTCGTGAACAATACCTGAAAACTCGTGAAGTTATCGAGAAGAAAGGCCGTGCTCACGCCGACTCGCGCGCGCAAATTAATGCATTAAGCGATGTATTTAAAGAATTCCGCTTAGTTCCAAAACAGTTCGATCGCATGGTTAGAAACATGCGTGAAATGATGGACAAGGTGCGTATTCAAGAGCGTCTAGTGATGAAGTTCTGCGTTGTTAACGCAAAAATGCCGAAGAAAGACTTCATCAAGGCCTTCGCTGGTAACGAAACCTCTAGTGCTTGGCTTCATGAGGCGGTTAAATCAAGTGCACCTTACGCTGCAGACCTTGCTGTAAACCAGGAAGAAATTGAGCGTTGCATTAGCAAGATGAACCAGGTTGAACAAGAAACTGGTTTAGTAATTGCAGACATTAAAGACATCAACCGTCGCATGTCAATCGGTGAAGCAAAAGCACGCCGAGCGAAGAAAGAAATGGTTGAAGCTAACTTACGTCTTGTTATCTCAATTGCTAAAAAGTACACCAACCGTGGTCTTCAATTCCTCGACCTTATTCAAGAAGGTAACATTGGTCTAATGAAGGCGGTTGATAAGTTCGAATACCGTCGCGGCTATAAGTTCTCAACTTATGCAACGTGGTGGATCCGTCAGGCAATCACTCGTTCAATTGCTGACCAGGCGCGTACTATCCGTATCCCTGTTCACATGATTGAGACAATCAACAAGCTTAACCGTATCTCTCGCCAAATGCTTCAGGAAATGGGCCGTGAGCCTACACCTGAAGAATTGTCAGAGCGCATGCTAATGCCTGAAGACAAAATTCGTAAGGTACTTAAAATTGCTAAAGAGCCAATCTCGATGGAAACGCCTATCGGTGATGATGAAGATTCACATCTTGGCGACTTTATCGAGGACAGCACGATTATTCAGCCCCTCGATTCAGCAACAGGCGGTAGCTTGAAGGATGCAACGCAGGAAGTATTAGCAGGCTTGACCGCCCGTGAAGCTAAAGTACTTCGCATGCGTTTTGGTATCGATATGAACACCGACCACACGCTAGAAGAAGTAGGCAAGCAGTTTGACGTAACGCGTGAGCGTATTCGTCAGATTGAAGCGAAGGCCCTTCGTAAACTTCGCCACCCTAGCCGCTCTGAGCAGCTACGTAGCTTCTTAGACGAATAA
- the dnaG gene encoding DNA primase encodes MAGKIPRDFIDDLLSRTDVVEVVDSRVKLKKAGKNYQACCPFHNEKSPSFTVSQDKQFYHCFGCGAHGNAISFIMEFDRLEFVEAIEELARYHGLEVPREKGSRPAMSEEKKQQQQDDYAVMEQVARFFQHQLRQNGNSKKAIDYLKNRGLSGDIVKQWEIGYAPDSWDALLNTFGKDPQRIKQLVDLKLVNKNDQGRTYDFFRDRIMFPIRDKRGRVVGFGGRVLDDGGPKYLNSPETRIFHKGSELFGFYSARQNNRTLDTVVVVEGYMDVVALSQFDINIATAALGTATTPEHIQMLVRATSHIVCCYDGDRAGREAAWRALENALPALKDGVRISFLFLPDGEDPDTMVRQVGKDAFMELLDNAMPLSRFFFENLLKTHNVGTPEGKIALKKAAMPLIESTLGDDQKQMLLEELAKHTGEFDRFKLQQDITKANQGSKQAYSPNRNQVNKPKLSPLRMLIRLLLDKPELATLCEDVQIDIFAGSNAAGMDLLRDVHRYCVSHPQAKTAQLVENFRDHPHSSTIAKLLLQEHLVKDEDAERVYNDSFARLLDGHFDSRIETLISRSRVQPLTQAEKQELNLLMRERQKS; translated from the coding sequence ATGGCTGGAAAGATACCTCGCGATTTTATAGACGACCTGCTGTCACGTACCGATGTGGTAGAAGTGGTAGATAGCCGAGTTAAACTTAAAAAAGCAGGTAAAAACTATCAAGCATGCTGCCCTTTTCACAACGAAAAGTCGCCATCTTTCACGGTTAGTCAAGACAAACAGTTTTATCACTGCTTCGGCTGTGGTGCACATGGCAATGCTATCTCGTTTATTATGGAGTTCGACCGCTTAGAATTTGTCGAAGCGATTGAGGAACTTGCTCGCTATCACGGACTTGAAGTGCCCCGTGAAAAGGGCAGTCGCCCTGCTATGAGCGAAGAGAAAAAGCAGCAACAGCAAGACGATTACGCAGTCATGGAGCAAGTTGCTCGTTTTTTCCAGCATCAGTTACGTCAAAACGGTAATAGTAAGAAAGCTATCGACTATTTAAAGAACCGTGGACTGAGCGGCGATATCGTTAAACAATGGGAAATTGGCTACGCTCCAGATAGTTGGGACGCGCTGCTCAATACCTTTGGCAAAGATCCACAGCGCATCAAGCAACTGGTCGATTTAAAGCTGGTCAATAAAAACGACCAAGGACGTACCTACGACTTCTTTCGCGACCGCATTATGTTTCCTATTAGAGACAAACGGGGTCGTGTAGTAGGTTTCGGCGGCCGGGTATTAGATGACGGCGGACCAAAATATCTAAACTCGCCAGAAACCCGCATCTTCCATAAGGGTAGTGAACTCTTTGGGTTTTACTCAGCACGTCAGAATAATCGAACTTTAGATACCGTCGTTGTTGTAGAGGGCTACATGGACGTGGTGGCGCTCAGTCAGTTCGATATTAATATTGCAACTGCCGCGCTAGGCACGGCTACCACGCCTGAACATATTCAAATGCTGGTTCGCGCCACATCTCATATTGTGTGCTGTTATGACGGTGACCGCGCAGGCCGTGAAGCGGCTTGGCGCGCCTTAGAAAACGCCTTACCCGCACTAAAAGACGGCGTGCGAATTTCGTTTTTATTTCTACCCGATGGCGAAGACCCCGACACTATGGTGCGTCAGGTGGGTAAAGATGCGTTTATGGAATTATTAGATAACGCTATGCCGTTATCCCGCTTCTTTTTTGAAAACTTGTTAAAAACGCATAATGTCGGTACACCAGAAGGTAAAATTGCTCTTAAAAAAGCGGCAATGCCGCTTATTGAAAGCACATTAGGTGATGATCAAAAGCAAATGTTGTTGGAAGAATTAGCCAAGCACACCGGCGAATTCGATCGATTTAAACTTCAGCAAGATATCACCAAAGCCAATCAAGGTTCGAAGCAAGCGTATTCACCGAATCGCAATCAAGTAAACAAGCCTAAACTATCACCCCTTCGCATGCTAATACGCTTGCTACTTGATAAACCTGAATTAGCCACACTATGCGAAGATGTACAAATTGATATTTTCGCGGGCAGCAATGCTGCTGGCATGGATTTATTACGCGACGTGCATCGCTATTGTGTAAGTCACCCACAAGCAAAAACCGCGCAGCTTGTTGAAAATTTCCGCGACCATCCCCATTCTTCTACTATCGCGAAATTATTGTTACAAGAACACTTGGTTAAAGACGAGGACGCTGAACGGGTTTATAACGACAGCTTCGCTCGCTTACTGGACGGGCATTTCGATAGCCGCATTGAAACCTTAATTTCACGCTCGCGGGTTCAGCCGCTGACACAAGCGGAAAAACAGGAATTGAACCTGCTTATGAGGGAAAGGCAGAAAAGTTAA
- a CDS encoding GatB/YqeY domain-containing protein: MALIDDLKAAQKDAMRAKEKVRLGTIRMAMAAIKQKEIDEQITLDDSAILAVLTKMVKQRQDAAAQYDAANRDDLASKEREEITYIEDFLPQPLTDDELNALIDETMTATGASGMQDMGKVMGALKPKVQGRTDMGALSAKIKARLNA; encoded by the coding sequence ATGGCACTAATTGATGATTTAAAAGCAGCGCAAAAAGATGCGATGCGCGCGAAAGAAAAAGTACGTCTTGGTACTATTCGTATGGCAATGGCTGCCATTAAACAAAAAGAAATCGATGAACAAATTACGCTAGACGATAGCGCAATCTTAGCGGTGCTAACCAAAATGGTTAAGCAGCGCCAAGATGCCGCAGCACAATACGACGCAGCAAACCGCGACGACCTTGCCAGCAAAGAGCGTGAAGAAATTACGTACATTGAAGACTTCTTACCTCAGCCTTTGACCGACGATGAACTAAATGCGCTTATCGACGAAACCATGACAGCAACCGGCGCATCGGGTATGCAGGATATGGGTAAAGTAATGGGTGCATTGAAACCTAAGGTTCAAGGTCGCACCGACATGGGCGCATTAAGCGCGAAAATTAAGGCACGTTTGAACGCTTAA
- the rpsU gene encoding 30S ribosomal protein S21, producing MPIVKVRENEPFDVALRRFKRSCEKAGVLSEVRRREFFEKPTWERKRKKAAAKKRHLKKLARENARRVKLY from the coding sequence ATGCCTATCGTTAAAGTTAGAGAAAACGAGCCGTTTGATGTGGCGCTGCGTCGTTTTAAGCGTTCTTGTGAAAAAGCAGGTGTTCTTTCTGAAGTTCGTCGTCGTGAATTCTTCGAAAAGCCAACTTGGGAACGCAAGCGCAAGAAAGCTGCCGCTAAAAAGCGTCATCTTAAGAAGCTAGCTCGTGAAAACGCACGTCGCGTAAAACTCTACTAA
- the tsaD gene encoding tRNA (adenosine(37)-N6)-threonylcarbamoyltransferase complex transferase subunit TsaD, whose product MRILGIETSCDETGIAVYDDEKGLLSHELYSQVKLHADYGGVVPELASRDHVRKIIPLIEKAMEDANTEPSQIDGVAFTQGPGLVGALLVGSSVGRSLAYAWNVPAVGVHHMEGHLLAPMLEDDAPEFPFVALLVSGGHSMLVKVEGIGQYEVLGESIDDAAGEAFDKTAKLLGLDYPGGPLLAKLAEKGEAGHYKFPRPMTDRPGLDFSFSGLKTFAANTIRDADLTGEDAEQIKANIAYAFQEAVVDTLIIKCKRALKQTGMKRLVIAGGVSANTMLRSEMKTLMQTLNGEVFYPSLAYCTDNGAMIAYAGMQRLKAGETLALSSQAKPRWPLDTLSSI is encoded by the coding sequence ATGCGTATTTTAGGAATAGAAACATCTTGTGACGAAACTGGCATTGCCGTTTACGACGACGAAAAAGGGTTGTTGTCGCACGAACTATATAGTCAAGTAAAGCTGCACGCTGACTACGGTGGTGTTGTGCCTGAACTTGCGTCACGTGATCACGTGAGAAAGATCATTCCTTTAATTGAAAAGGCTATGGAAGACGCTAACACCGAGCCATCACAGATCGACGGCGTTGCTTTTACCCAAGGTCCGGGTCTAGTAGGGGCATTATTAGTTGGATCGTCGGTCGGGCGCTCATTAGCCTATGCGTGGAACGTACCTGCGGTGGGGGTTCATCATATGGAAGGGCATTTATTAGCGCCCATGCTTGAAGATGATGCGCCGGAGTTTCCTTTTGTTGCCTTGTTGGTATCGGGTGGTCACTCAATGCTGGTTAAAGTTGAAGGCATTGGTCAATACGAAGTACTTGGCGAATCTATTGATGATGCGGCAGGCGAGGCCTTTGATAAAACGGCGAAATTGTTGGGTCTTGATTACCCGGGCGGCCCACTATTAGCTAAGCTGGCTGAAAAGGGAGAAGCGGGACACTATAAATTTCCGCGTCCGATGACCGACAGGCCCGGGCTTGATTTCAGTTTTAGCGGTCTTAAAACCTTTGCGGCTAACACCATTCGCGATGCAGATCTCACAGGTGAAGATGCTGAACAAATAAAAGCGAACATTGCTTACGCATTTCAAGAGGCCGTGGTTGATACGCTGATCATAAAGTGTAAGCGAGCGTTAAAACAAACTGGTATGAAGCGTTTGGTGATTGCCGGAGGCGTAAGTGCAAATACAATGCTACGCAGTGAGATGAAAACCCTGATGCAAACGCTAAACGGCGAGGTGTTTTATCCCAGCTTAGCGTATTGTACGGACAACGGTGCCATGATTGCGTATGCGGGTATGCAGCGTTTGAAAGCAGGTGAAACGTTGGCCTTGTCTTCGCAGGCCAAACCGCGCTGGCCTCTTGATACGCTATCATCGATTTAG
- a CDS encoding ectonucleotide pyrophosphatase/phosphodiesterase, with the protein MRVTTNGARQKAQLLHVVMSLLIFLFSTVLSAPNAFASSKVPLNESAKSLSQDGQDQYVVLISLDGFRHDYIELHNAQHLGAIAKKGVRASSMTPVYPSNTFPNHISLVTGLLPKHHGIVNNRFYDKSRPTKDGYAQYRLGYGKMDSTWLTATPLWNLVEYHGMKAATFFWPESDARISGMSPSYFYHYSKYADYQMRIDQIVNWLKLPEVSRPRFIAGYFSLTDTVGHDEGPLADRTNDAVQEVDALIGQLYERINALDLPVNLVVVSDHGMTPIDENKLIDVESLSIPESFVIENEGAQVHLYAREGVTDKAIANEATRLTNIATNRYVVLNEKQRAERHMEVDDRTGDIIIEIAPPGRFKNANSMHVSKGGHGYINTLPDMGATFVAVGPAFKRNITLPVFSNLEVYPALAKILGISPITPIDGKLNVLEQALTL; encoded by the coding sequence ATGCGCGTAACAACCAACGGAGCAAGACAAAAGGCACAATTATTACATGTTGTGATGTCGCTATTGATTTTCCTTTTTTCTACAGTGTTATCCGCGCCCAATGCATTTGCTTCGAGCAAAGTTCCGTTAAACGAATCAGCTAAATCACTGAGTCAAGACGGGCAGGACCAGTATGTCGTGCTTATCTCACTTGATGGGTTTCGTCACGACTATATCGAGTTACACAATGCACAACACTTAGGGGCCATTGCGAAAAAGGGGGTAAGGGCCTCGTCTATGACACCCGTTTATCCCTCAAATACCTTTCCTAACCATATTTCATTGGTCACCGGATTACTGCCAAAGCATCACGGTATTGTAAACAATCGCTTTTACGACAAATCTCGACCAACTAAAGACGGCTACGCGCAGTATCGATTGGGTTATGGAAAAATGGACAGTACCTGGTTAACGGCTACACCGCTTTGGAACTTGGTGGAATATCATGGCATGAAGGCTGCCACTTTCTTTTGGCCTGAATCGGATGCTCGTATATCAGGTATGTCACCGAGTTACTTTTATCACTACTCGAAATATGCTGATTACCAGATGCGTATTGATCAGATTGTTAATTGGTTGAAATTACCCGAGGTGTCGCGCCCTCGCTTTATTGCTGGTTACTTTTCACTTACTGATACTGTGGGTCATGATGAAGGGCCTTTGGCAGATAGAACGAATGATGCGGTACAGGAAGTGGATGCGCTTATCGGTCAATTATATGAGCGCATTAATGCACTAGATTTACCGGTAAACCTAGTCGTTGTATCGGATCACGGCATGACACCCATTGACGAAAACAAGCTTATTGACGTGGAGTCATTATCAATTCCTGAAAGCTTTGTTATTGAAAACGAAGGGGCCCAGGTTCATCTTTACGCCAGAGAAGGCGTAACTGATAAAGCAATTGCCAACGAGGCAACGCGTCTGACAAATATTGCTACAAACCGCTATGTTGTATTGAATGAAAAACAGCGTGCTGAGCGCCACATGGAAGTAGATGATAGAACCGGCGATATTATTATCGAAATAGCGCCGCCGGGCCGCTTTAAAAATGCCAACAGTATGCATGTAAGCAAAGGTGGGCATGGCTACATCAATACGTTGCCAGATATGGGAGCGACGTTTGTTGCAGTGGGGCCTGCGTTTAAAAGAAATATCACCTTACCGGTATTCAGCAACTTAGAGGTTTATCCCGCGCTTGCAAAGATACTTGGCATCTCGCCGATTACGCCCATCGACGGTAAGCTGAATGTGTTAGAACAAGCACTTACTCTTTAA
- the plsY gene encoding glycerol-3-phosphate 1-O-acyltransferase PlsY, whose amino-acid sequence MISLTLLMIAVAYLFGSLSSAVVISRLFGLPDPRTAGSKNPGATNVYRLGGRIPALLVLVMDILKGTIPVYGSYFLSIDPIPLGIIAISACLGHIFPLYFGFKGGKAVATAFGAMLPIGLDLAALLVMCWIVVVFLSGYSSLGALIAVSLAPVFTFLIKPLYTVPVAMLSLLIILRHKDNITRLLAGNESKVWDKGKVKE is encoded by the coding sequence ATGATATCGCTTACCCTCCTAATGATTGCCGTTGCTTATCTTTTCGGTTCACTTTCAAGCGCGGTTGTTATAAGCCGGTTATTTGGTTTGCCGGACCCTAGAACTGCAGGCTCTAAGAACCCCGGCGCTACGAATGTATATCGTCTGGGCGGTCGTATACCAGCGCTACTTGTGCTCGTCATGGATATTTTGAAAGGCACTATTCCCGTATACGGCAGCTATTTTTTAAGCATTGACCCCATACCCCTGGGCATCATTGCTATTTCAGCCTGTTTAGGGCACATATTTCCGTTATATTTTGGCTTTAAGGGCGGTAAGGCAGTGGCGACCGCCTTTGGAGCGATGTTGCCAATTGGGCTCGATTTAGCAGCACTGCTTGTCATGTGCTGGATAGTGGTGGTTTTTCTTTCTGGTTATTCCTCGCTAGGTGCACTTATAGCAGTGTCTCTTGCACCTGTATTCACATTTTTAATCAAGCCTTTGTACACCGTTCCCGTCGCAATGCTTTCGCTGCTTATCATTTTGCGTCATAAAGACAACATTACCCGCCTTCTAGCAGGTAATGAAAGTAAAGTATGGGATAAAGGAAAAGTTAAAGAGTAA